One Peterkaempfera bronchialis DNA window includes the following coding sequences:
- a CDS encoding ABC transporter ATP-binding protein/permease has protein sequence MPSLLGAAAGNHVVDLEVRLRSIIPGRQRWDVEPVLGRPRAAEVLAAALRRIPGITQAQANPITGGLLVRHEVSVSAADVDRIVRRAVALVVEATARVARPAPARSAVKPAPRADHGVGVRPVLAVGGGVAAGIALIRGSALSRQLIALGGVAAATVAVVRKAWRRTADATRDLPGAGTERHPLLEIVGPHRRRLCRASALSVACQIAEMALGTFLGWTALVLIKGEAAPLIRFGLTTASAQLLGLAGLVAAACAAVAGLSYTSNLQWRQLGQDIEHDWRGRTYAHVQHLELRHLEGERTTRVAGALTEDVRQLGAFFATSAGDLLQLGTSLAVLVPLFLLLAPQIAWIAFLPIPVIAWLSFHYQDKAAADYAVSGEDRAKLHSRLVNTLEAGATVKSFCTEDYEAVRIDELSGQVQESSRQTDRSAIRHAETVRVCTTSSMAGTLLIGGRSVLNGSLPFEVFSPLIGLPQMVLMRMNRLGGIVDQYQRTLAAHDRVQRLHALPAETEGTGGPLDVEKVRGEIVLDGVTFAYPGRPPALEDLTLTIPAGQVTALVGATGSGKTTVAKLLMRFQDVASGSVLIDGRDVRDLPRRDLRHAIGFVAQDPFLFDGTIADNIRYGSFGASDEALVEAATMAEAHTFVASLPDGYDTVIGERGAALSGGQRQRIALARAILKDAPVVILDEATSAVDNETEAAIQRTLRVFAADRTMVVIAHRLSTVRHADRIYVMDRGGVVAEQGTHDELLARQGLYASLWQLQAGELAA, from the coding sequence ATGCCGTCTCTGCTGGGTGCCGCAGCCGGGAATCACGTCGTGGATCTGGAAGTGCGCCTGCGGTCGATCATTCCGGGCCGTCAGCGCTGGGACGTCGAACCGGTTCTCGGGCGGCCCCGGGCGGCCGAAGTCCTTGCTGCGGCCCTGCGGCGGATCCCCGGGATCACCCAGGCGCAGGCCAACCCGATCACCGGCGGGCTCCTCGTCCGGCACGAGGTGAGCGTGAGCGCGGCGGACGTCGACCGGATCGTCCGCAGGGCCGTCGCCCTGGTCGTGGAGGCTACGGCCAGAGTCGCCCGTCCCGCGCCGGCCCGGTCCGCCGTCAAACCGGCTCCGCGCGCCGACCATGGCGTCGGCGTACGCCCCGTGCTCGCCGTCGGGGGCGGCGTGGCAGCCGGGATCGCCCTGATCCGCGGGTCGGCGCTCAGCAGGCAACTGATCGCGCTGGGCGGCGTGGCGGCGGCGACCGTGGCCGTCGTCCGGAAGGCATGGCGCAGAACGGCCGACGCGACCAGGGACCTGCCCGGGGCCGGAACCGAACGACACCCCCTGCTGGAGATCGTCGGACCGCACCGCCGGCGGCTCTGCCGTGCCTCCGCCCTCTCCGTCGCCTGCCAGATCGCGGAGATGGCGCTCGGCACCTTCCTCGGCTGGACCGCGCTGGTCCTCATCAAGGGCGAGGCCGCGCCGCTGATCCGCTTCGGCCTGACCACCGCGTCCGCTCAACTCCTCGGGCTGGCAGGGCTGGTGGCCGCCGCCTGCGCCGCCGTGGCGGGCCTGTCGTACACCTCCAACCTCCAGTGGCGCCAACTCGGCCAGGACATCGAGCACGACTGGCGGGGCCGCACGTACGCCCACGTACAGCACCTCGAACTGCGGCACCTGGAGGGCGAGCGGACCACCCGGGTCGCCGGCGCGCTCACCGAGGACGTCCGCCAGCTGGGCGCCTTCTTCGCGACCTCGGCCGGCGACCTGCTGCAACTGGGCACCAGCCTGGCCGTCCTGGTGCCGCTGTTCCTGCTGCTGGCCCCGCAGATCGCCTGGATCGCGTTCCTGCCCATCCCGGTCATCGCCTGGCTGTCGTTCCACTACCAGGACAAGGCCGCGGCCGACTACGCCGTCTCCGGCGAGGACCGGGCCAAGCTGCACAGCCGGCTGGTGAACACCCTGGAGGCCGGCGCCACCGTCAAGAGCTTCTGCACCGAGGACTACGAGGCCGTGCGCATCGACGAGTTGAGCGGTCAGGTCCAGGAGAGCAGCCGGCAGACCGACCGGAGCGCGATCCGCCACGCCGAGACCGTCCGGGTCTGCACGACCAGCTCGATGGCCGGCACCCTGCTGATCGGCGGCCGGTCGGTGCTCAACGGCAGTCTGCCCTTCGAGGTGTTCAGCCCGCTCATCGGACTGCCTCAGATGGTCCTGATGCGGATGAACCGACTCGGCGGCATTGTCGACCAGTACCAGCGCACGCTCGCCGCCCACGACCGGGTCCAGCGGCTGCACGCCCTGCCCGCCGAGACCGAAGGAACCGGCGGTCCGCTCGACGTCGAAAAGGTCCGGGGCGAGATCGTTCTCGACGGCGTGACCTTCGCCTACCCCGGTCGGCCGCCGGCCCTGGAGGACCTCACCCTGACCATCCCCGCCGGGCAGGTCACCGCCCTCGTCGGCGCCACCGGCTCCGGCAAGACGACGGTCGCCAAGCTGCTGATGCGCTTCCAGGACGTGGCGTCCGGCAGCGTGCTGATCGACGGGCGGGACGTACGCGACCTGCCGCGCAGGGATCTGCGCCACGCGATCGGCTTCGTCGCCCAGGATCCCTTCCTCTTCGACGGCACCATCGCCGACAACATTCGCTACGGCAGCTTCGGGGCCTCGGACGAGGCGCTGGTCGAGGCGGCCACGATGGCCGAGGCGCACACCTTCGTCGCGTCGCTGCCGGACGGCTACGACACGGTGATCGGCGAACGCGGCGCCGCCCTGTCCGGCGGCCAGCGGCAGCGCATCGCCCTGGCGCGCGCGATCCTCAAGGACGCGCCGGTCGTGATCCTCGACGAAGCCACCTCCGCCGTCGACAACGAGACCGAGGCCGCCATCCAGCGCACGCTCCGTGTCTTCGCGGCCGACCGGACGATGGTCGTCATCGCCCACCGGCTCTCCACGGTCCGCCACGCCGACCGGATCTACGTCATGGACCGGGGCGGCGTCGTGGCCGAACAGGGCACCCACGACGAACTCCTCGCCCGGCAAGGACTCTACGCATCCCTCTGGCAGCTCCAGGCCGGCGAACTCGCCGCCTGA